Proteins encoded by one window of Arachis ipaensis cultivar K30076 chromosome B04, Araip1.1, whole genome shotgun sequence:
- the LOC107639693 gene encoding uncharacterized protein LOC107639693 encodes MFAIFAVFVSERHRLFAGHLLFRRIEEQQKKALEEDPTVFDYDGVYDKIKEKVARPLILDREERKVWLQRRTFCLIFIQSLIKMLHIVHKILEGENMRIELRKELQRHAKVEVKVIDDRESGRSRGFGFVTYSSLEEVNSAIESLDGAVGGTESRWNWWTCSLCSGYAKS; translated from the exons ATGTTCGCCATCTTCGCTGTCTTCGTATCGGAGCGTCATCGCCTCTTCGCCGGTCATCTGCTCTTTCGTCGG ATTGAGGAGCAGCAAAAGAAAGCCTTAGAAGAAGATCCAACTGTATTTGATTATGATGGAGTCTAtgacaaaataaaagagaaagttGCCCGCCCATTGATACTAGATCGCGAAGAGAGAAAAGTATG GTTACAAAGAAGGACTTTTTGCTTGATTTTTATACAATCCTTGATAAAAATGTTGCATATTGTGCACAAGATCCTCGAGGGAGAAAACATGAGAATCGAGTTGAGAAAAGAACTGCAGAGACATGCGAAAGTGGAAGTCAAGGTAATCGATGACAGGGAAAGTGGAAGATCAAGAGGCTTTGGATTTGTGACTTACAGCAGCCTTGAAGAGGTCAACAGTGCTATTGAGTCCTTAGATGGCGCG GTCGGTGGAACTGAAAGTCGGTGGAACTGGTGGACATGTTCTTTATGCAGTGGATATGCCAAGTCTTAG
- the LOC107636931 gene encoding protein FAR1-RELATED SEQUENCE 11-like produces MEMETTEVSSANDDDCSLDQEMETEKCKCCGCKQCEIVIAVDIINHTFPISEVAYDVYVRYAKCVGFGIRKGDFVKTKDGCYSRRRFFCNRAGLREKKYYDNISRKGEQRAKTRTNCQAKSCLYFDKSATVWRVKNLFDEHNHDLVPQCMVHLIPNHR; encoded by the coding sequence ATGGAGATGGAAACGACAGAAGTGAGTTCAGCTAATGACGATGATTGTAGCTTGGACCAAGAGATGGAAACAGAAAAATGTAAATGTTGTGGTTGCAAACAGTGTGAAATTGTTATCGCTGTAGATATTATTAATCATACATTTCCAATATCTGAGGTAGCATATGATGTGTATGTGAGATATGCCAAATGTGTTGGCTTTGGAATTCGGAAGGGAGATTTTGTGAAAACCAAAGATGGTTGTTACTCAAGGCGAAGGTTTTTTTGTAATAGGGCCGGATTGAGAGAGAAGAAATACTATGACAATATTTCACGAAAAGGGGAACAAAGGGCTAAGACACGAACTAATTGTCAAGCTAAATCGTGTTTATACTTTGATAAAAGTGCAACTGTTTGGAGGGTTAAGAATTTGTTCGATGAACATAACCATGACTTAGTTCCACAATGCATGGTTCACCTAATTCCGAACCATCGGTAG
- the LOC107636930 gene encoding protein FAR-RED ELONGATED HYPOCOTYL 3-like, whose product MASTYKWLLANFLEVMMNKHPKVVVTDADEAMKEVINEIFPNTTHKLCGWHLQKNATLNIKDLGLRKSFKKFIYAKWDVNEFEEEWSKLVEEFGGSDMSWIDKQYENKESWAREFLQDKFCAGFRTTSRCEGIKNFIKRFVHSRHNILELVENLERALRDYRNNEMVAQFKTINSDPVLTTGLPSLELCAANIYTREIFKLVRKQIEEVVSLDIIHSQPLSTTMVYKICAFQKRVKIFTVVYDRNEKKLECECCHWDHEGYPCSHMLCVLRREDIDELPESLILKRWTRDAKKYTNDQTVESSANDAEKGFLMRYSAMLVATIWMSFLAAQEVLLFGDTMNEVTRWTKDLEKRCNIKRQNGVTNVLHPAAEFIGDPCVAKTKGAPKLKKNETRKRSCSNCFVKGHTKRHCPKLVDEGDRSHDHFPSRCTDTDETIYAKIAKFSKEPLGATRSENNGRNCTAESSTKLMGSQSNLAGIGAFSGVQFYPTLSNLFPTPQGGVPGQPTTLQNIRHQWLLQAMEARNTLKQ is encoded by the exons ATGGCATCCACGTATAAGTGGCTACTGGCTAACTTTTTGGAAGTCATGATGAACAAGCATCCTAAAGTTGTTGTGACTGATGCAGACGAGGCTATGAAAGAGGTGATTAATGAGATTTTTCCAAATACAACCCATAAATTGTGCGGATGGCATCTTCAGAAAAATGCTACTTTGAATATCAAGGACCTAGGTTTACGCAAATCATTTAAGAAGTTCATTTATGCCAAGTGGGATGTTAATGAATTTGAGGAGGAATGGTCAAAATTGGTTGAAGAGTTTGGTGGTAGTGACATGTCATGGATTGACAAACaatatgaaaacaaagaaagttgGGCCAGGGAATTTCTTCAGGATAAATTTTGTGCTGGTTTTAGAACTACTTCACGATGTGAAGGCATTAAAAACTTCATAAAGAGATTTGTTCATTCAAGGCACAATATTTTAGAGTTGGTGGAGAATCTTGAGCGGGCTTTAAGAGATTACCGCAATAATGAGATGGTTGCTCAATTCAAGACAATCAATTCTGATCCTGTTTTGACAACTGGCTTACCGTCTCTCGAGCTTTGTGCTGCAAACATCTACACTAGAGAGATATTCAAACTAGTGAGGAAGCAAATTGAAGAAGTGGTTTCTTTAGACATTATACATAGTCAGCCCCTTTCGACAACTATGGTATACAAGATTTGTGCTTTTCAAAAGAGGGTCAAAATATTTACAGTTGTATATGATCGCAATGAGAAGAAATTGGAGTGTGAATGCTGTCATTGGGATCATGAAGGGTATCCTTGTAGTCATATGTTGTGTGTGCTGAGACGAGAGGACATAGATGAATTGCCAGAAAGTCTAATTCTAAAAAGATGGACCCGAGATGCAAAGAAGTATACTAATGATCAAACAGTCGAAAGCAGTGCAAATGATGCTGAAAAAGGTTTCTTAATGAGATATAGTGCTATGTTAGTTGCCACAATATGGATGTCATTCCTTGCGGCTCAAGAAGTTCTACTTTTTGGTGATACGATGAATGAAGTTACTAGATGGACCAAAGATCTAGAGAAAAGGTGCAACATTAAAAGGCAAAATGGTGTTACTAATGTATTGCATCCTGCTGCTGAATTTATTGGTGATCCATGTGTCGCTAAGACTAAAGGTGCACCCAAACTCAAGAAGAATGAAACTAGGAAAAGGTCATGTTCAAATTGCTTCGTGAAGGGTCATACAAAGAGGCATTGTCCAAAGTTGGTTGATGAAGGTGACCGGAGCCATGACCATTTCCCTTCTCGATGTACAGACACAGATGAGACTATTTATGCAAAGATTGCTAAATTTT CAAAAGAGCCTCTTGGTGCCACAAGGAGTGAGAATAATGGGCGCAACTGTACTGCAGAATCTAGTACTAAGCTCATGGGTTCTCAATCAAATCTGGCGGGTATAGGAGCATTTTCAGGGGTCCAATTTTATCCAACTCTTAGTAACTTATTTCCAACGCCACAGGGTGGAGTACCTGGCCAACCAACCACTCTGCAAAATATTAGGCATCAATGGCTCTTACAG GCCATGGAAGCTAGGAATACCTTGAAACAATAG
- the LOC110270733 gene encoding uncharacterized protein LOC110270733, producing MLPFGEETTSFSDSLTRFVRTIVAEEIRSLSSTISDQRKKIDAILSIVSSGLRSVAHHVDDASADENITVSGPPPLVIAHTIAKKAPLRRKSSRCPLAQKLEPDCKPSGPLSDHEISENAGLKRRKSTTKCRGQKATSSIKKKIPTCGDFKLQRGRPWLYESHDLVNMYGDEMYTCLEVSFRPTSEMVFMGIELAIFAYIFGNDYDPK from the exons ATGTTGCCATTTGGAGAG GAAACGACTTCTTTTAGTGATTCCCTTACGAGGTTCGTTCGAACCATTGTTGCTGAAGAGATACGTTCTTTATCCTCCACAATAAGCGACCAGAGAAAAAAGATTGATGCAATCTTGTCTATTGTTTCATCTGGACTCAGATCTGTTGCTCATCATGTTGATGATGCTAGTGCTGATGAGAATATTACCGTGAGTGGGCCACCTCCATTAGTGATAGCTCATACAATCGCAAAAAAGGCTCCATTGCGTCGAAAATCATCAAGGTGTCCTTTGGCTCAAAAGCTCGAACCAGATTGCAAACCATCTGGTCCGTTGAGTGATCATGAAATCAGCGAAAACGCTGGCTTGAAACGGCGTAAGAGTACCACTAAATGCAGAGGTCAAAAAGCAACATCATCGATTAAG AAGAAAATCCCCACATGTGGAGACTTTAAACTACAGCGAGGACGTCCATGGCTATATGAATCCCATGATTTGGTGAACATGTATGGTGATGAGATGTATACG TGCTTGGAGGTGTCATTTAGGCCAACATCGGAAATGGTTTTCATGGGTATTGAGTTGGCTATTTTTGCCTATATCTTTGGAAATGATTATGACCCCAAGTAG
- the LOC107636929 gene encoding uncharacterized protein LOC107636929, whose protein sequence is MALVKWELVQTPKKYGGLGVGDAMIRNSSLLFKWWWHFAKEECPLWKKVICSCNNLRPNELLSSQALPTRGGPWRDICHIEFQEQHLRDKMITGLAMEIGDGRKTRFWEDVWLQCGSLKDRFPRLFSISNQCGAVIGECGFWDGLEWVWNLQWRRELFQWELDLLSQLNEALRPVRLASNREDRVVWKYDKLGIFSTNSFVQVLQEGMLSEEATSYSFTKTIWKGLVPPRVELFAWFVLVGRVNTKERLSRIGIISQYDKSCVLCNKDVEQVHHLFLGCDFAWQVWSAWLSMAGRLWAVPGLMKDHFLSWTDEPRRKEDRKQRLRCFCAIIWHIWME, encoded by the coding sequence ATGGCGTTGGTGAAATGGGAGTTGGTACAGACCCCGAAGAAATATGGTGGGCTGGGAGTAGGGGATGCTATGATTCGGAACTCATCActattgtttaagtggtggtggcattTTGCTAAGGAAGAGTGCCCATTGTGGAAGAAGGTGATCTGCTCCTGTAATAACTTGAGGCCGAATGAGTTATTGTCTTCTCAAGCGCTGCCTACTAGAGGAGGCCCATGGAGGGATATATGCCATATAGAATTTCAGGAGCAACATCTGCGTGATAAGATGATCACAGGTCTGGCAATGGAGATTGGGGATGGCCGAAAGACCCGGTTTTGGGAGGATGTTTGGTTGCAGTGTGGTTCCTTGAAAGATCGATTTCCTAGGCTCTTCTCTATTTCAAACCAATGTGGGGCGGTAATTGGGGagtgtgggttttgggatgggttagagtgggttTGGAATCTCCAATGGAGGAGGGAGCTCTTTCAATGGGAGTTAGACCTTCTGAGTCAGTTAAATGAGGCTTTGAGACCCGTGAGGCTAGCGAGTAACAGGGAGGATAGAGTTGTGTGGAAATATGATAAACTTGGTATCTTTTCGACTAATTCTTTTGTGCAGGTGCTACAAGAAGGAATGTTATCAGAGGAGGCAACCAGTTACAGCTTCACAAAGACCATCTGGAAAGGTTTGGTTCCACCAAGGGTTGAGCTATTTGCTTGGTTCGTCCTGGTCGGCAGGGTGAACACAAAAGAACGGCTAAGTCGGATCGGGATTATTAGCCAATATGATAAGAGCTGTGTTTTATGTAATAAGGATGTTGAGCAGGTCCATCACTTGTTTCTTGGCTGTGATTTTGCTTGGCAGGTGTGGAGTGCATGGTTATCTATGGCTGGCCGGCTATGGGCTGTCCCGGGGTTAATGAAGGACCATTTCCTGAGTTGGACAGATGAGCCACGAAGGAAAGAGGATCGAAAGCAGCGATTAAGGTGTTTCTGTGCGATCATTTGGCATATTTGGATGGAGTGA